The following are encoded in a window of Zymoseptoria tritici IPO323 chromosome 4, whole genome shotgun sequence genomic DNA:
- a CDS encoding Rho protein (Rho GTPases are regulators of signaling pathways that control actin organization and cell polarity processes in all eukaryotic cells.) — translation MDDPPVVPILLLGDSGVGKSTFLSRLSVGHKSTAPLPRMRDLEQPFVFNISMYNRPYRFEFYDTASSENYTLLKPAVIILCYSIADPASLVNIREKWMNLVDTNYNVDEQLPIIILGLQRDVRSEEDYSGRVRQQATTSGESEDDDVVLNGRTFVYPQEGLRAAQEMRCDRYCECSALTGELCREVIEDISKTAAKTTTEKGGRSEGNCSIM, via the exons ATGGACGATCCGCCAGTAGTACCCATCCTCCTGCTCGGAGACTCTGGAGTCGGCAAATCGACATTCCTATC TCGCCTGTCGGTCGGTCACAAGTCTACAGCTCCCCTCCCACGGATGCGGGATCTCGAACAGCCCTTTGTATTCAACATATCCATGTACAACCGGCCGTACCGCTTCGAATTCTACGACACCGCCTCATCGGAGAATTACACACTGCTGAAACCCGCCGTGATCATACTCTGCTACTCCATCGCGGACCCTGCGTCGCTCGTCAATATACGGGAAAAGTGGATGAATCTCGTCGACACGAATTACAATGTCGATGAGCAGCTGCCAATCATTATCCTTGGTCTGCAACGAGATGTTCGCAGCGAAGAAGACTACTCAGGCCGAGTTCGTCAGCAAGCTACTACTTCTGGTGAGagcgaagacgatgatgtgGTCTTGAACGGGAGGACGTTTGTCTACCCGCAGGAAGGCTTGAGAGCGGCGCAGGAGATGCGTTGTGATCGGTATTGTGAGTGTTCAGCGTTGACAGGCGAGTTGTGTCGAGAAGTCATCGAGGACATTTCCAAAACTGCTGCGAAGACTACGACCGAGAAGGGTGGGAGGTCGGAAGGGAACTGTTCGATTATGTGA
- the PRS5 gene encoding ribose-phosphate pyrophosphokinase (ribose-phosphate diphosphokinase; ribose-phosphate pyrophosphokinase; PRPP synthetase; phosphoribosylpyrophosphate synthetase; PPRibP synthetase; PP-ribose P synthetase; 5-phosphoribosyl-1-pyrophosphate synthetase; 5-phosphoribose pyrophosphorylase; 5-phosphoribosyl-alpha-1-pyrophosphate synthetase; phosphoribosyl-diphosphate synthetase; phosphoribosylpyrophosphate synthase; pyrophosphoribosylphosphate synthetase; ribophosphate pyrophosphokinase; ribose-5-phosphate pyrophosphokinase) — translation MPKGMLIFSGNSHPQLTEDICTHLGIPPAKIHLSKFSVGETQVEVGESVRGKDVFIVQSACSKPPNGTGNGGSLNDGLMELLITISACKTASAKRVTAVLPLFPYSRQSDLPYNKVGAPLARMPAKTADNGGNYTFDSRPGTPGPGGHNLPRDEKLEKKLGGMKLQGELRMPVSRSNTLESAASDTSPPEGSTSNYTAPPEFKPQRGYKQWVAQAGTLVADLLTCAGADHIITMDLHDPQYQGFFDIPVDNLYGRHLLRQYIAQRILPQHGGVDRCVIVSPDAGGAKRATSIADSLGMEFALIHKHDNPTYQTNGVNSNSSALLLVGHVREKICILIDDLADTSNTITRAAKLLKREGATKVYALVTHGVLSGDAVERIFHSGLDKAKLCHAYGKPGGKLEVLNVAGVFAEAIRRVHHGESISVLFQYD, via the exons ATGCCGAAAGGAATGCTCATTTTCTCGGGCAATTCGCACCCGCAGCTCACCGAGGACATCTGCACGCACCTGGGCATTCCTCCAGCGAAGATCCACCTCTCGAAATTCAGCGTGGGCGAGACACAAGTGGAAGTCGGCGAGAGCGTTCGCGGGAAAGATGTCTTCATTGTGCAGTCCGCCTGCTCGAAACCTCCGAATGGCACCGGGAACGGCGGTTCCCTCAACGACGGTCTCATGGAGCTCCTCATCACAATCAGCGCTTGCAAGACAGCGAGTGCGAAACGAGTGACGGCTGTGCTCCCACTGTTTCCATACTCGCGCCAGAGCGATCTACCATACAACAAAGTCGGAGCACCTCTCGCACGCATGCCAGCGAAGACGGCAGACAATGGCGGCAATTACACCTTCGACTCGCGACCAGGAACACCTGGACCCGGTGGACACAACCTCCCAAGAGACGAgaagctggagaagaagctcgGCGGGATGAAGTTGCAAGGAGAGCTGCGCATGCCTGTGAGCAGGAGCAATACACTGGAAAGCGCGGCATCGGACACATCCCCACCAGAGGGCAGCACATCAAACTACACCGCTCCGCCAGAGTTCAAGCCGCAGCGTGGATACAAGCAATGGGTCGCTCAAGCCGGCACACTCGTGGCAGACCTCCTGACCTGCGCCGGAGCAGACCACATCATCACAATGGATCTCCACGACCCGCAATATCAAGGCTTCTTCGATATTCCCGTGGACAACTTATACGGCCGACACCTCTTAAGACAATACATCGCGCAACGAATCCTCCCACAGCACGGCGGTGTCGACCGCTGTGTGATTGTCAGTCCCGATGCGGGCGGTGCCAAACGCGCAACCAGCATTGCAGACTCGCTGGGCATGGAGTTTGCGTTAATCCACAAG CACGACAATCCCACATATCAGACCAACGGTgtcaacagcaacagcagcgcACTTTTACTGGTCGGACATGTACGGGAGAAGATTTGCATTCTCATCGATGATCTGGCGGACACGTCCAACACCATCACCCGAGCTGCGAAGTTGCTGAAACGGGAAGGCGCGACCAAGGTATACGCGTTGGTGACGCACGGAGTGTTGAGTGGAGATGCCGTAGAGCGGATTTTCCACTCTGGTCTTGATAAGGCAA AGTTGTGCCACGCGTACGGCAAGCCTGGTGGGAAGCTGGAGGTGCTGAACGTGGCGGGCGTGTTTGCAGAG GCTATTCGACGGGTGCACCACGGAGAGAGCATCAGCGTATTGTTCCAATACGACTGA